A single window of Methanobrevibacter sp. DNA harbors:
- a CDS encoding DUF1724 domain-containing protein: protein MIILEKNENYLESYDSVSEEVKYLSNSIIRLKILATLYKCPLNMKDINTITSLSYSSISSNLHNLELKGHVYREHNKYFLSNSTKLEIEQVLKLSNLLDLLDEFFNILDKHLVGMIPNQSVAELYLLGNARLIESDGVDVYRIYKFIEESLDSAEEVKCILPFFYENFNDKLNDLVKNNKPVDVMVPLSLFEVFDEKSKIENLSFFNGEKTFLLIITNELMILGLFKEDGYFDQNRLLTSKNSDSIKWANNLFENFKIENK from the coding sequence GTGATTATTTTGGAAAAAAATGAAAACTATTTAGAAAGTTATGATTCTGTTTCAGAAGAAGTAAAATATCTCTCTAATTCAATAATTAGATTAAAGATATTGGCAACATTATACAAGTGTCCATTAAATATGAAAGACATAAATACCATCACATCATTAAGTTACAGTTCAATATCCAGTAATTTACATAATTTGGAGCTAAAAGGACATGTATACAGAGAGCACAATAAGTATTTTTTATCAAATTCCACTAAACTTGAAATTGAACAAGTCTTGAAATTAAGCAATCTATTGGATTTATTGGATGAATTCTTTAATATTTTGGATAAGCATCTTGTTGGTATGATTCCAAATCAGTCAGTTGCCGAGTTATATTTGCTTGGCAATGCTCGTCTCATTGAATCAGATGGAGTTGATGTATATAGAATTTATAAATTCATTGAAGAATCATTGGATTCTGCAGAAGAGGTTAAATGTATTCTACCGTTTTTTTATGAAAATTTCAATGATAAATTAAATGATTTAGTGAAAAACAATAAACCTGTTGATGTAATGGTTCCTTTAAGTCTTTTTGAAGTTTTTGATGAAAAATCTAAAATTGAAAACTTATCTTTTTTTAATGGTGAGAAGACATTTTTACTAATCATCACAAACGAGTTGATGATTTTGGGGTTATTTAAGGAAGATGGTTATTTTGATCAGAATAGATTATTGACTTCTAAAAATAGTGATTCAATAAAATGGGCTAATAATCTATTTGAAAATTTTAAAATTGAAAATAAATGA
- a CDS encoding cupin domain-containing protein: protein MKQVTAKELVKKYEMQKHEENGMFIECNDDINEDKRHPSGFIYYYVSPGEKTEFHKIDCDEYWSYNAGSTIELWVINLEGKLNIKYCGIGKNAEPTVLFKKGEIFASRLTENASDGCFLTCITVPRFSYDGFEIIEKENIIKEYPKVKEFWD, encoded by the coding sequence ATGAAACAAGTCACAGCAAAGGAACTAGTTAAAAAATACGAAATGCAAAAACACGAAGAAAATGGAATGTTTATAGAATGCAATGATGATATAAATGAAGATAAAAGACACCCTTCAGGATTTATCTATTACTATGTATCCCCAGGTGAGAAAACAGAATTCCATAAAATTGATTGTGATGAATACTGGAGTTACAATGCTGGATCAACAATAGAACTTTGGGTAATTAACCTTGAAGGTAAATTAAACATAAAATATTGCGGTATTGGAAAAAATGCAGAACCGACAGTTCTATTCAAAAAAGGCGAAATTTTTGCATCAAGACTCACAGAAAATGCATCAGACGGCTGTTTTTTAACATGTATAACCGTTCCAAGATTCAGTTATGATGGCTTTGAAATAATTGAAAAGGAGAATATTATCAAAGAATATCCAAAAGTAAAAGAATTTTGGGATTAA